From one Syntrophales bacterium genomic stretch:
- the amrB gene encoding AmmeMemoRadiSam system protein B, translated as MVINADKKSSKVIRPSAVDGRFYPGNKVTLKKTVEILLESAVKSPVKDPIAIVAPHAGYIYSGQIAADAFKQVAGKDYDTVIILGTNHTSATLKGIALYPGDGFETPLGTVWIDQELVHTLLENSPDCVMDSSAHAKEHSIEVQLPFIQVLFPNAKIVPLVIGRPSVELCSRFGTFLGELLKGKKVLIVASSDLSHYPTYDVARKVDSDVLNAIITLDPAVLDKTIREIQSRSIPGLQTTACGAAPIMVAQAAARTLGARGGYVVSYANSGDSPVGERHRVVGYGAVVFTREEKKETWKDKKEIPSNGELPLTMEDKKALLSLARNTVTQFLNFQITPLVRGFSRAANQRRGVFVTFKKHGELRGCIGHMEPDAPLAWQVGAMSMQAAFNDPRFPPISANELKDTEIEISVLTPVKPVSGPQDIVVGRDGVLIRKKGRSAVFLPQVAVEQGWSREEMLNHLAMKAGLSPHDWREGCQIFTFQAIVFSESEVREH; from the coding sequence ATGGTAATAAATGCAGACAAAAAATCCAGCAAAGTTATTAGACCCTCCGCCGTTGACGGGAGGTTCTATCCTGGAAATAAAGTAACATTGAAAAAAACGGTGGAAATCCTGCTAGAAAGCGCGGTCAAATCCCCCGTAAAGGACCCGATTGCCATCGTTGCCCCCCATGCAGGCTACATTTATTCCGGGCAGATAGCTGCGGATGCCTTCAAACAGGTGGCAGGAAAAGATTATGATACCGTTATTATTCTGGGTACAAATCACACATCCGCTACATTAAAGGGTATTGCCCTTTATCCTGGTGATGGTTTTGAAACCCCACTAGGTACAGTTTGGATTGACCAGGAATTGGTGCACACGTTGCTAGAAAACTCACCTGACTGCGTCATGGATAGCAGCGCCCATGCTAAAGAACATTCCATCGAGGTGCAACTTCCTTTCATACAGGTACTTTTCCCAAACGCAAAGATCGTGCCGCTTGTAATTGGAAGACCATCTGTGGAATTATGCTCTCGTTTTGGTACATTCCTAGGGGAATTGCTAAAAGGGAAAAAAGTTCTGATTGTTGCAAGCTCCGATCTATCCCATTATCCTACTTACGATGTAGCCCGAAAGGTCGATAGCGATGTGTTGAACGCTATAATTACCTTGGATCCCGCAGTTCTGGATAAAACCATTCGCGAAATTCAAAGTCGCTCTATACCTGGTCTTCAAACCACCGCCTGTGGAGCAGCACCTATAATGGTAGCTCAGGCGGCCGCCCGCACACTTGGAGCACGGGGTGGATACGTTGTAAGCTATGCAAATTCCGGTGACAGTCCAGTTGGAGAAAGACACCGGGTAGTGGGTTATGGTGCTGTTGTTTTTACGCGAGAGGAAAAGAAAGAGACCTGGAAGGATAAGAAGGAAATTCCTTCGAATGGAGAATTACCTCTAACGATGGAAGATAAAAAGGCCCTTCTCTCACTAGCAAGAAACACAGTTACACAATTCCTCAACTTCCAGATTACGCCACTGGTGAGGGGTTTTTCCCGTGCAGCCAATCAGCGTCGGGGAGTTTTTGTAACCTTCAAGAAACACGGAGAACTCCGAGGTTGCATAGGTCATATGGAACCAGATGCACCCCTTGCATGGCAGGTTGGAGCTATGTCAATGCAAGCGGCCTTCAACGATCCCCGTTTTCCACCCATCTCGGCAAACGAATTGAAAGACACAGAAATAGAGATCTCCGTTCTTACCCCAGTTAAGCCCGTTTCGGGTCCTCAGGACATAGTTGTAGGTAGGGATGGTGTTCTCATTCGTAAGAAAGGAAGGAGTGCCGTATTCCTGCCACAGGTCGCTGTAGAACAGGGGTGGTCCAGAGAAGAGATGCTCAACCATCTCGCAATGAAAGCAGGTCTCTCACCGCATGACTGGCGGGAAGGATGTCAAATCTTCACCTTCCAAGCTATAGTGTTCTCAGAATCAGAGGTCCGAGAACACTGA